In Tepidimicrobium xylanilyticum, one DNA window encodes the following:
- a CDS encoding M48 family metallopeptidase, translating to MEKIIINDVEIELTKKNIKNLYLSVHPPNGEVKISAPKWMDEDAIRLFAISKLSWIKRHQKKFKDQQKFPEKEYISGEKHHFLGQCYLLNVVYTNKRNQGVEIRNKEYIDLFVRENAPKHIRERIMTEWYRSELKKLISPLIEKWELIMGVKVNEFGVKRMKTRWGTCNPTAKRVWINLELVKMNPKCLEYVLVHEMVHLLERGHNKRFIAYMDEFIPNWRTVKEELNSSGL from the coding sequence ATGGAAAAGATAATTATAAACGATGTAGAAATTGAATTGACAAAGAAAAATATAAAGAATCTCTATCTGTCAGTCCATCCTCCCAATGGGGAGGTGAAAATTTCTGCACCAAAATGGATGGATGAGGATGCCATTCGGTTATTTGCCATTTCTAAACTATCTTGGATTAAAAGACATCAGAAAAAATTTAAAGACCAGCAAAAGTTCCCAGAAAAGGAGTATATATCGGGAGAAAAACATCATTTTCTAGGCCAGTGCTACCTATTAAATGTAGTTTATACTAATAAAAGGAATCAAGGGGTGGAGATTAGGAATAAAGAATATATTGATCTATTTGTTAGAGAAAATGCTCCTAAACATATTAGAGAAAGGATTATGACTGAATGGTATCGCAGTGAATTAAAAAAATTGATTTCTCCCTTAATAGAAAAATGGGAGCTAATTATGGGGGTAAAGGTTAATGAATTTGGGGTTAAACGTATGAAAACCCGTTGGGGGACCTGTAATCCTACTGCCAAGAGGGTATGGATTAATTTAGAATTGGTAAAAATGAATCCTAAATGTTTGGAATATGTATTAGTTCATGAGATGGTACACTTATTGGAAAGAGGCCATAATAAAAGATTTATAGCCTATATGGATGAGTTTATTCCCAATTGGAGGACAGTAAAGGAGGAATTAAATAGTTCTGGGTTATAG